In the Tamandua tetradactyla isolate mTamTet1 chromosome 8, mTamTet1.pri, whole genome shotgun sequence genome, GATTTGAGGGGTGGTGATGCTGTGACTTTGGCTCAGGGGACTTTTCCACAACAACCCTGCATAACCCTGTTCCGGATCTGCTTGGTTCTTACTCCGTAGATGATGGGGTTGAGCATGGGGGGTACCAGTAGATAGACATTAGCAAACATGATGTGTACCACTTGGGGCACATGATGGCCAAAGCGGTGGGTGAGGAAAGTAAAGAGGGCTGGGATATACAAAGCTAAAATAACACAGATATGGGAAGCACATGTGCCAAAAGCCTTGAGTCGGGCTTCACCTGAAGGCAACTGCAGCACAGCTCTTAAAATCATGACATAGGATAAACTGATGACAATCATATCGAACCCACCCACTGAGAAGGCCACAAAGAGCCCATACCCACGATTTACTCTAGTATCAGCACACACCAGCTTCAGCACAGCCATGTGCTCACAGTACGACTGAGGAATGATCTGGCTCTGGCAGAAGGGCATTCTGGAGACCATGAAGCAGAAGGGGCTGACCCACAGCACCCCTCTTAGCATCACAACCGCCCCCAGTGTGGCCACGACAGGTGTCGTGAGGATACTTGAGTGGCACAGTGGGAAGCAGATAGCCACGTAGCGGTCCAAGGCCATGGCCATGAGCACCCCAGACTCCACAGAAGAGAAGGCATGGATGAAGAACACCTGGATGAGACAGGCATGGTATTCAATCTCGTGGGCATGAAACCAGAGGATGGCCAGCATTTTAGGTTGGGTGGAGGAGGAGAGGACCAGGTCAGTGACAGCCAGCATGGCCAGAAAGAGGTACATGGGCTCATGGAGGGTGTGGTCAGTTCGGATTATGTGAAGGAGAGTGATATTGCCCAGTACAGCGACAACATACATGGCACAGAATGGAAAGGCAATCCAGAACTGGGAAATCTCTAGTCCTGGGATTCCAAGCAGAATAAAGGACACAGGATGAGATGAGCTATTTCTGGATGCCAACATGGGTTGGCTAATTTGTTATCTGTTGAGGAGGTACCACTTTCTGTAATTAATAACATTGAAAGCaatcatttattattaattagaaGCCTTCTGGATAGGACAATTGAACAATGTGACAATCCATTTTAATGGTAAACTGGAATAATTTCAAGGGttttaatacaatttttcaaCATGAAGTAATGTTATGCtttatgttttattcatatttatatcatTCAAAATTGTGATCACAACATTTAAGTTgcaatttagttattttttaaggattaatatttttatttacgtCATAATTGCCAGctgaaaactattttgaaaattttgccATAATGACTCTTGTTCTGCTAGTCTTTGGAACTAGCAACTGATCTCTTCAGTGCtttctgttctgttctttttttcatccCCCGTGTTTTAACCACTTGTGCAATTTTTCAGGGTAGGAAGCAGGTTTAGAAAACACTTTGGCTGATCGCCCATTGGAGTTTAATGCAGTAATGTTGAGTTAGCTTTGATATTAGTTCAGTAACAAGGTTTTGGATTGTAAGATTACTGAATGACCAATTGTAGGGCTATAAGTAGTCTTATTAATTTTAGTGTATAATACCTTCTACATCAGGGGCAGAATTTTTTTGTAAAAGATCAGATCGTAAAATTCTAGGCATTGTGGACCATATAGTCTTTCTTGCAACTAGCCAACTCAACCATGGTAGAACAAAAGCAGCCTCAGACATAAATGTGTGCCGGTGactgtatttcaataaaactttattcgcAAAAGCAGGTTGCAACTTGGATTTGGCTGTAGCTGCAATTTGTCAACATCTGTTCTAGATGATAAATTATTATGAGGTCTGCACTAGATGCTGTACTTTCCTTTCAGACCTTTGTGTTTGGAGCAGTGCTGTAGGAGTGTAATAAATggctgttgaatgaattaataaataaatgatattattCAGGTATAATGAACCCATTAGCTGATGAACTGCATGTTAAAATGCCCTGATAAATTTGGGCAGCCTTCCAGATATCATTTTAACATCATGCCCACAAGAGATTAATGCCAATTTCTCCACTAGGGGTTGCCCTGCTGGTCAGTAAAAGGCTTTTGGAATGTCCCTCTGCCCTTACTTGCATGGCACGGACTGATGCTGGTGTCTGATCTCCCTGATGACAGATACAACCTTTGTCTACTCAGCTCACATGAGTCTTGCCAGCATCTTTACAATTTCAGCTCCATTGTCGTTTGTATGAAATCTTAATTCTTACCTTATCCATAGCAGAAATACCTAGGAGAGGAGTGTATTCTTTCTATCTCACTTAACAAATGACATTTGATGATtgacaaaaatttcatttaaccAGACCCAGTGGTTCCTAAAAAAAGGTTTCTTAAAAATCCCCAATAGGCCTACCCTCTTCctaatttttcttggatttatatTCTGGTTCATACCATGAACACTCATGGTATGAGAGAAATGGGGCTTAGACTTTATCAGGCTTGCTCTAAATTAAAAGCTTTTTCCACGGTACCAGCTCACCTAGATAAAAGCCATAAGATTCTTCAAAACAAATACTCATATCTAGGGCATGAGAAAAATACAGTAACACACGTTTTCCACGCTTTGTTTTATAACCCCTTCTATCTGACCGGGTCTTCCCAAATAGCCTTATATGTTCTATATGAGCCTGGGTCTTCTTCTGTCCTACAGGCACAGGGTCACTCAGAAGGACATGCTTCGACCATCCCTAGTACAGGACTGGTAAAGATGATGGTAAAGATACAATTTCTCTGTGCATGATGATCTCTGATCAATTCTGGGATCATTCATGTTTTTCTTGGCACAGCATTATcggcttttaaaatgtattgtttcCTAATTCTGGCCCAATCTGTGTATCCTCATTTTACACTAAGTACACTAGATCTCAGAGTAGTTAAGTGAGCTACAATCACATAATCAACTAGTATCAGAGTGCAGAACTCCACAGTCAGAGCTCTCAGGACTATACTCTATTGCCTCTGCTAGAGAATGATTTAGAGTTCTACTCTGGTTGGGTAAACAAGAGATAGTTGCCTTACTGCGACAAAGTTTATAAAAGAAGAGGAGTTGCACAAATACCTATTGAATAAGAACAGATTTGAATATGACCCTAGGACCCATGCCTCCTGACTGTGCGTTCCTCTCCTGTACTAAACTGGCTGCCTCAAGATTAGGCTCCAGGTTGGGTCCACCCCTGACATATTTGGGGATGGACTACTTTTTATGGGTCAGAATCTTTGTGGATTTTGCCCATGATCCTTAGCGTAGGACTCCTCTATTCGATACATTCTTTTGGGAATAGAAGCCCTCTTCCCAACCAGGTATCAACATTCCACATTCCACATTCCATGGCCCCTTTAAAAAGCCggtttctctccttccctccatctTAAACTCAGACTCTCCTATGTAATTTTCACAGGCAGAACTCTTCTGTGTCAGAGATATCTCTTGGCTTCCTCATTCTGTGCTGGTTCCTCTGACTTTCTGCTCTCAGAGTTTTGGGCAGGCAATGGAGGAGCCCAGTTGAGCTGGGACTCAACGTTGAAGGGAGAAAAGGGGAATGCTTGACATGtgccttctctcctctctgtaATTTCCCCTACTGCCCATTGAATCTGGTGTGTGGAATCTCAGTAAtccctttgtcctttttttccctttacagCCTTATGAATCTAACTGAACTGAGTCAACTCTACGAGCCATGTGGAGTGGGACAGGAGTTAATGCATTTTCAGTTTTGTGTTGTTGTTCAGTGTGTGAAGTTTCAATAGCCTTCCTcacaagagcacaggttatcagttTGCTGCTGAGTTCAAGTTTGGAAATGTATATTCCTTACCAAGTATGGAATGGAAGAATAACATAGTTTCCCTTCTTGCTCAACATTCCTTCCACTCTTTTCATGGAGTTAaataagttcttttttctttttttcactgtaAGCATGGTGAATACTAAAGGTTGAAATAAAATCATATCCTTTCCAAGCATTGTAACTAGGGTGACCAAAATAAACCTCAGATTCATTTTTTCTATTCCCACAAATACAGTATAACTGTGAGAATTCACTATGACTGTGGTACATGAAATATGGTTACAGAACTACGTTCTTACAGTGAGTGGAGCTCAGTTTTGATCTGTGAGCTATGGGTTTGAAGCTAGCAATAGTACTCACAAGCTCTGCTAGGTTTTGATTATAGCACCTGCCATGTAAAAATAGTTATGCCCATCACTTCAATCCTGTAGGATAAAGAATAAGATGGACAAAGATCTTGCTCAGGCATAGCTTCTGAGAAATTTAGTTTCTGGTCTCTTACTGTGGGGTACTTAACACTAAGGCATATTGCAAAACAGTGGAGCAGAGTGGAGTTCAGATCCCAGCTCTTTTGGGTAGGTGTGATGTAGGGAGGGAGGCTTCCTACATTTCTAGGGTCTCCTAAGGTGGCACAAGGGGAAGAGTGGATCTTCTCTCCATCTCAGGCTGATTCTCAGTCACCAAGGATCTCCAGGCCTGGAGACCCTAGTGAGTTGTACTATTCTTCACAGTGTCTTTTCTGCTTTTGCAGCTTCTTGCAGCATCTCTGAGTCAGTCTACTCTGAGTCACAGCAAAGGTAGAGAGGTCTGGGAGCACAGAGAAATACTCACTTGTGACTTCTGTTCTGTCTCTGACCAACTGAGGCACGATCATAAGCAGCTCTCAGTGGCTCCTTGGATTCAGCCTTTAACAGAGACCCCAGCTTGGTGCCTATTTAAAGGGCTGGATGTGGCCTTTTCCTTCCCCCAAGGGTTAATTTTCTCCCCTCTCCTGAGCCTTACTGCCTCCCATTGGCACAGCTTTCCTCTGAGACTGTAGCCCAAATCTGGGAGCATTAACCCCTaactttcttctctcctctgtAAACACAAATGTTAAGGCAGATAATTTGATTGAACGGGTGAGAATGTGCACTTTTGGACATTGCAGGAGTGTGAGTTtatctgtatttataaatattttgtcattCAGAGTATGTGCATTTAAAATTGAAGGTATATTTTGTAGAATGTGAAAGTGTGTTGATGTGTTGAGGGTGTTGACGTGTATATGAGGGGTATATTACTAAGTATGTGTATATAGCTCTGGGTAGGAACTGTGTGAATAAGCATGGGCATATATGCAAGTATGAGTAATAATTTGTATTAACGTTTGAGTACTTAGTATGATACTGTGATTCTGTGAGTGCAAGTGCACTGAAGGTACATGGTTGAGAAGCTATGTGCCTTGCTAAGTAATTGATACTTGTGTGGTTGATCATCCAGAATGAGAAAAGAGTTTCCTGATGGTGGTACCATAGATGTGTGTCGGTTTCTGTCCTGCAGGAACCATGGAGGTGCAAAGAATCACTCAGGACATCAAGTTAAGATAAGGGATGGGGAGGATGGTAAGAGAGACTACCCTCTTGAGCTGTCTCCAACTTCGTCTTTTATTGAAGTAAAAAAAGCATACGGCGTAAATGTATGAAGATAAATTTTACTGATGGGGCAAGTTGTTCTTTAGGTATCAGGAACATACTGAGAACAAGACAATTACTGACAGACTTTGATTTACATAAGGGAAGGCAATGTTTGTAAGCAAACTTTTATGCAAAGCAAAGCAAGCAGGATGTTCTGGCTGCTTTCAGCAAGAACAGATAGCAACAGGTTTCTGCTCATTTAACAAAGCTTAAGCAgtgcatttatatacattttaaccAGTGAATTCCCACAGATGTGCTTGAAATTTTGTGAGTCTGGAAGGTCCTCCTTACTCTGTTTGAACATTCAGACCCTATGTTGACTGTTCCTCTCCCTCAATCTCTATGTAAGGGTTTTGGTTTCTCTCAGCACTCTCCAAGGTATGCGATGAAAGGAAGATTTGAGAAGGAAGCATTTTAAAACGAGAAGAAATGCATTTCCAAGCAATGCAACACAGTCAAACTTTAGAAGACATGCCTCTCAAAATACAAGTCCTTACAtgcatttaaaggaaaaaaagtagtaCAAAAGTTCCAGGTTCGCCTGACTTTGTTTTTGGTAGATTGTGATTATTTTCATCATGAAGGTCATAACTCCCCTTAACACATCAGTGTAACAAAATATAAAGGATATGTTTGGGTTTGTTCAGGACTCCAGGTTTATAAGAAATAGTCACAATTTTACTATTTGGGGTACTAGGCtgataataaaattttaagtttatttcacgttgcaaaatattttctgcatgtgtttgtttcttttaattgtagtttgtaaaatgcttagcataTTAAAAGTAGAACAAAGTGTAAGTTTCATTTCTGAGAGACTTTCCTCCCCAATCAGTATGTGATTACTAGAGAAGGGCCTGGATATCCCCATTTCCTGTCTCTTCCACAATCCCAGATGCCAAGTGGACACCCAAGGATATATGACACCCAGGAGCTTGTGGAAGTTGTTTGTCAGGCTTGCCACACCAGTTCTCAAATGTAGTTGGGGATGGCTTGCTGAAAGAGTGTGCAGTAGGAAGGCCAGTCTTTTCCATACTGACCCTCCTATAGGGCTCTCCTCATGTGTCTTTCAAAGGCTGGTACCTCTGCAGGAGGCATCAAGGTCCCAGCCGCCTAGATTGTGGTCATGCTCTGAGTTCTATTctccatttgtatttgttttgtgaggaactgccaaaccttctgtgccagtttgaatctgtggtggaccccagaagagccatgtcctttaatcttcattcaatattgctggttgggaacattttgattgtttctgtggagatgtgacccacccaattgttggtggtaacttttgattagatgatttccatcaAGGTGTGTCTCCAActattgaaggtggagttgcttactggaatcctttaaaagaggaaacgtttcaGAGAGAGTTTCTTTTGGTAGAGTCAACGAGAAAGCCAGCATATGCCATCATATgctgtttaccatgtgcccttccacctgagagagaaatgttgaacatcatcagtcttcttgaaccaaggtatctttctctggatgccttaagttggacatttctatagacttgtttcagttgggacattttctaggccttagaactgtaaatagcaacttatcaaattctccttgttaaaagccattccatttctggtatattgcattctgggagctagcaaactagaacaggcaagcacgggaatcaaacctgggtctccggcatggcaagtgagcactctgccactgagcctccatgCCCCCCCccattcttagatatttgattcttttagttgctattgtaaattggattttttttttatttcctcctcagattgttcaatactagtgtacagaaatgccACTGgtttttgcgtgttgatcttcTATGCCACTATTAAGCCGCACTTGTTTATTAGTACTGGTGACTTTGTAATAGATTGTTAgagactttctaaatataggaacaTGTCAGCTATAagtagtgatagttttacttcttcttttccattttggaaacttttatttattttacttgccttattactctagctagaacttctagcacaatgttgaataccagTGGTGACAGCGGGCATCCTTACCTTCTTCCTGATGTTAGAGGTGAAAGCTTTCACCTTCCCACTGTTGAGTACAATGATCTATCAATCAAGAGTAAGGACTATTAAAAGAATATTCTAGACAGACCCCATATAAAAGACTCTgtacaaacagaaactatatcattcacataccacataccaactgtttttaaatatttgagaatgtGCCTcggcaaaatgaaacaaaaaaatcaacaaaaaatagCAATTATGTGTGGATTACTCAAAGGTAGAATGGACGTGGAAATCCAGGAAAGCTGTGATCCAACATCCCTTCAAAACTGCAGAACACATGAGCGCCTTGctataaaatatgcaaaagatcaaagacaacagaaagatgTCCTAGAAAACCATGACCCAATGTAAATTGAATAGCATTTTGTCACAATTAAatagcaataaatgaaataatttattttattttgatgcatGGATACTATTTCTCACAGTCATATGTTTTTGTATATTggattatatttgattttttctgTAGTCACACCATGTGCTCTGTATTCTATGTTGAATAATGTCTATTTAATCACATTTTAATAAGCATCTATTTGCCTTTAAGTTTCCAATAacctaaaaacaaattttaaagatttcatCACAGCCACAAAACCAtatgcacattttatttatcttttccagGGAAGCATTATGCTGCAGGTGGCTGAATTTAAGAgagggggagaaggggaggaggaggagtataAGGACATTTTCACCTCACCTGGTCTACGTAGcagaaaatgaagataaagcaACTCAAGTTTTGGGAGAAAAATaatgttcatatttatttaaaataagcaataaatatcTAAAATGGGAAGGTTAACATATTATTCAAAACTGCTCCAGCCTATTGTGGGGAGTCTCTCGGGAAATTCTAGACCTCACACCTAGGGCCATACTACAGGTCTGATCACATCATCTTCAAGTCCCAAGGGTCTCTTTGCAGCAGGGCTGGGTTACATGCTGGGCTTCTTATAGAGCATCAGGAGCAAGAGCCATCCCCACACTGCTGGGAGACAGGTAAGATGCTGGGACCAGCAGAGCA is a window encoding:
- the LOC143643510 gene encoding olfactory receptor 52R1 yields the protein MLASRNSSSHPVSFILLGIPGLEISQFWIAFPFCAMYVVAVLGNITLLHIIRTDHTLHEPMYLFLAMLAVTDLVLSSSTQPKMLAILWFHAHEIEYHACLIQVFFIHAFSSVESGVLMAMALDRYVAICFPLCHSSILTTPVVATLGAVVMLRGVLWVSPFCFMVSRMPFCQSQIIPQSYCEHMAVLKLVCADTRVNRGYGLFVAFSVGGFDMIVISLSYVMILRAVLQLPSGEARLKAFGTCASHICVILALYIPALFTFLTHRFGHHVPQVVHIMFANVYLLVPPMLNPIIYGVRTKQIRNRVMQGCCGKVP